A genomic segment from Cricetulus griseus strain 17A/GY chromosome 8, alternate assembly CriGri-PICRH-1.0, whole genome shotgun sequence encodes:
- the Znf384 gene encoding zinc finger protein 384 isoform X1 → MEESHFNSNPYFWPSIPTVSGQIENTMFINKMKDQLLPEKGCGLAPPHYPTLLTVPASVSLSSGISMDTESKSEQLTPHSQASVTQNITVVPVPSTGLMTAGVSCSQRWRREGSQSRGPGLVITSPSGSLVTTASSAQTFPISAPMIVSALPPGSQALQVVPDLSKKVAPTLTEEGGGGGGGGGSVAPPKPPRGRKKKRVLESGLPEMNDPYVLAPDDDDHQKDGKTYRSEGNCGTGNGQSLGLMDSVPGSTTNLLCDPGCRMCSLTFYSKSEMQIHSKSHTETKPHKCPHCSKTFANSSYLAQHIRIHSGAKPYSCNFCEKSFRQLSHLQQHTRIHSKMHTETIKPHKCPHCSKTFANTSYLAQHLRIHSGAKPYNCSYCQKAFRQLSHLQQHTRIHTGDRPYKCAHPGCEKAFTQLSNLQSHRRQHNKDKPFKCHNCHRAYTDAASLEAHLSTHTVKHAKVYTCTICSRAYTSETYLMKHMRKHNPPDLQQQVQAAAAAAAVAQAQAQAQAQAQAQAQAQAQAQAQAQAQAQVSQASQQQQQQQQQPPPPPQPPHFQSPGAAPQGGGGGDSNPNPPPQCSFDLTPYKTAEHHKDICLTVTTSTIQVEHLASS, encoded by the exons ATGGAAGAGTCTCACTTCAATTCTAACCCATACTTCTGGCCTTCTATCCCCACAGTCTCAGGGCAG aTTGAAAACACAATGTTTATCAACAAGATGAAGGATCAGCTATTACCAGAAAAGGGCTGTGGACTGGCGCCACCTCACTATCCAACTTTGCTGACAGTGcctgcctcagtgtccctgtCCTCTGGCATTAGCATGGACACAGAGTCCAAGTCAGAGCAGCTGACCCCACACAGTCAGGCCTCTGTTACCCAGAACATTACTGTGGTTCCTGTGCCATCTACAGGACTGATGACTGCGG GAGTCTCCTGTTCTCAGAggtggagaagagaagggagtcAATCAAGGG GTCCTGGTTTGGTAATCACATCCCCCTCAGGCTCTCTTGTGACCACAGCCTCATCAGCTCAGACCTTCCCTATCTCGGCTCCCATGATTGTCTCAGCTCTTCCCCCTGGCTCCCAAGCCCTACAGGTGGTCCCTGACCTCTCCAAGAAGGTAGCACCAACCCTAACTGAGGAAGGAGGCGGTGGTGGTGGCGGAGGTGGCAGTGTGGCTCCTCCTAAACCTCCTCGGGGCCGCAAGAAGAAGCGGGTGCTGGAATCAGGGCTTCCTGAGATGAATGACCCTTACGTCCTTGCCCCCGATGACGATGATCATCAAAAAGATGGCAAGACCTACAG GAGCGAAGGGAACTGCGGCACAGGAAATGGACAGAGCCTTGGGCTCATGGATTCAGTTCCCGGCTCCACCACGAacttgctgtgtgaccctgg GTGCCGGATGTGCTCACTGACCTTCTACTCAAAGTCGGAGATGCAGATCCACTCCAAGTCACACACCGAGACCAAGCCCCACAAGTGCCCGCACTGCTCCAAGACCTTCGCCAACAGCTCCTACCTGGCCCAGCACATCCGTATCCACTCAGGGGCTAAGCCCTATAGTTGTAACTTTTGTGAGAAATCCTTCCGCCAGCTCTCCCATCTTCAGCAGCACACCCG GATTCACTCCAAGATGCACACGGAGACCATCAAGCCCCACAAGTGCCCGCACTGCTCCAAGACCTTCGCCAACACCTCCTACCTGGCCCAGCACCTCCGCATCCACTCGGGGGCCAAGCCCTACAACTGCTCCTACTGCCAGAAGGCCTTCCGCCAGCTCTCCCACCTCCAGCAGCACACACG AATCCACACGGGCGATAGACCATACAAATGTGCACACCCGGGCTGTGAGAAAGCCTTCACACAACTCTCTAATCTGCAG TCTCACAGACGGCAGCACAACAAAGATAAACCCTTCAAGTGCCACAATTGTCATCGAGCATACACAGACGCAGCCTCACTAGAGGCTCACTTATCTACACACACGGTGAAGCACGCCAAGGTGTATACCTGCACAATCTGTAGTCGGGCATATACATCG GAAACATACCTTATGAAACACATGCGCAAACACAACCCTCCTGATCTTCAGCAACAAGTGCAagcggcggcagcagcagcagcagtggcccaggcccaggctcaagcccaggcccaggcccaggcccaggcccaggcccaggcccaggcccaggcccaggctcaGGCCCAGGCCCAGGTTTCCCAGGcatcacagcaacagcagcagcagcaacagcagccaccacctccaccacaaccaccacactTCCAGTCTCCTGGGGCAGCTCcccagggtgggggtggtggggacaGCAACCCAAACCCTCCACCCCAGTGTTCCTTTGACCTGACCCCCTATAAGACGGCAGAGCATCATAAAGACATCTGCCTCACTGTCACCACCAGCACCATCCAGGTGGAGCACCTGGCCAGCTCTTAG
- the Znf384 gene encoding zinc finger protein 384 isoform X6 produces MEESHFNSNPYFWPSIPTVSGQIENTMFINKMKDQLLPEKGCGLAPPHYPTLLTVPASVSLSSGISMDTESKSEQLTPHSQASVTQNITVVPVPSTGLMTAGVSCSQRWRREGSQSRGPGLVITSPSGSLVTTASSAQTFPISAPMIVSALPPGSQALQVVPDLSKKVAPTLTEEGGGGGGGGGSVAPPKPPRGRKKKRVLESGLPEMNDPYVLAPDDDDHQKDGKTYRCRMCSLTFYSKSEMQIHSKSHTETKPHKCPHCSKTFANSSYLAQHIRIHSGAKPYSCNFCEKSFRQLSHLQQHTRIHTGDRPYKCAHPGCEKAFTQLSNLQSHRRQHNKDKPFKCHNCHRAYTDAASLEAHLSTHTVKHAKVYTCTICSRAYTSETYLMKHMRKHNPPDLQQQVQAAAAAAAVAQAQAQAQAQAQAQAQAQAQAQAQAQAQAQVSQASQQQQQQQQQPPPPPQPPHFQSPGAAPQGGGGGDSNPNPPPQCSFDLTPYKTAEHHKDICLTVTTSTIQVEHLASS; encoded by the exons ATGGAAGAGTCTCACTTCAATTCTAACCCATACTTCTGGCCTTCTATCCCCACAGTCTCAGGGCAG aTTGAAAACACAATGTTTATCAACAAGATGAAGGATCAGCTATTACCAGAAAAGGGCTGTGGACTGGCGCCACCTCACTATCCAACTTTGCTGACAGTGcctgcctcagtgtccctgtCCTCTGGCATTAGCATGGACACAGAGTCCAAGTCAGAGCAGCTGACCCCACACAGTCAGGCCTCTGTTACCCAGAACATTACTGTGGTTCCTGTGCCATCTACAGGACTGATGACTGCGG GAGTCTCCTGTTCTCAGAggtggagaagagaagggagtcAATCAAGGG GTCCTGGTTTGGTAATCACATCCCCCTCAGGCTCTCTTGTGACCACAGCCTCATCAGCTCAGACCTTCCCTATCTCGGCTCCCATGATTGTCTCAGCTCTTCCCCCTGGCTCCCAAGCCCTACAGGTGGTCCCTGACCTCTCCAAGAAGGTAGCACCAACCCTAACTGAGGAAGGAGGCGGTGGTGGTGGCGGAGGTGGCAGTGTGGCTCCTCCTAAACCTCCTCGGGGCCGCAAGAAGAAGCGGGTGCTGGAATCAGGGCTTCCTGAGATGAATGACCCTTACGTCCTTGCCCCCGATGACGATGATCATCAAAAAGATGGCAAGACCTACAG GTGCCGGATGTGCTCACTGACCTTCTACTCAAAGTCGGAGATGCAGATCCACTCCAAGTCACACACCGAGACCAAGCCCCACAAGTGCCCGCACTGCTCCAAGACCTTCGCCAACAGCTCCTACCTGGCCCAGCACATCCGTATCCACTCAGGGGCTAAGCCCTATAGTTGTAACTTTTGTGAGAAATCCTTCCGCCAGCTCTCCCATCTTCAGCAGCACACCCG AATCCACACGGGCGATAGACCATACAAATGTGCACACCCGGGCTGTGAGAAAGCCTTCACACAACTCTCTAATCTGCAG TCTCACAGACGGCAGCACAACAAAGATAAACCCTTCAAGTGCCACAATTGTCATCGAGCATACACAGACGCAGCCTCACTAGAGGCTCACTTATCTACACACACGGTGAAGCACGCCAAGGTGTATACCTGCACAATCTGTAGTCGGGCATATACATCG GAAACATACCTTATGAAACACATGCGCAAACACAACCCTCCTGATCTTCAGCAACAAGTGCAagcggcggcagcagcagcagcagtggcccaggcccaggctcaagcccaggcccaggcccaggcccaggcccaggcccaggcccaggcccaggcccaggctcaGGCCCAGGCCCAGGTTTCCCAGGcatcacagcaacagcagcagcagcaacagcagccaccacctccaccacaaccaccacactTCCAGTCTCCTGGGGCAGCTCcccagggtgggggtggtggggacaGCAACCCAAACCCTCCACCCCAGTGTTCCTTTGACCTGACCCCCTATAAGACGGCAGAGCATCATAAAGACATCTGCCTCACTGTCACCACCAGCACCATCCAGGTGGAGCACCTGGCCAGCTCTTAG
- the Znf384 gene encoding zinc finger protein 384 isoform X2 has product MEESHFNSNPYFWPSIPTVSGQIENTMFINKMKDQLLPEKGCGLAPPHYPTLLTVPASVSLSSGISMDTESKSEQLTPHSQASVTQNITVVPVPSTGLMTAGPGLVITSPSGSLVTTASSAQTFPISAPMIVSALPPGSQALQVVPDLSKKVAPTLTEEGGGGGGGGGSVAPPKPPRGRKKKRVLESGLPEMNDPYVLAPDDDDHQKDGKTYRSEGNCGTGNGQSLGLMDSVPGSTTNLLCDPGCRMCSLTFYSKSEMQIHSKSHTETKPHKCPHCSKTFANSSYLAQHIRIHSGAKPYSCNFCEKSFRQLSHLQQHTRIHSKMHTETIKPHKCPHCSKTFANTSYLAQHLRIHSGAKPYNCSYCQKAFRQLSHLQQHTRIHTGDRPYKCAHPGCEKAFTQLSNLQSHRRQHNKDKPFKCHNCHRAYTDAASLEAHLSTHTVKHAKVYTCTICSRAYTSETYLMKHMRKHNPPDLQQQVQAAAAAAAVAQAQAQAQAQAQAQAQAQAQAQAQAQAQAQVSQASQQQQQQQQQPPPPPQPPHFQSPGAAPQGGGGGDSNPNPPPQCSFDLTPYKTAEHHKDICLTVTTSTIQVEHLASS; this is encoded by the exons ATGGAAGAGTCTCACTTCAATTCTAACCCATACTTCTGGCCTTCTATCCCCACAGTCTCAGGGCAG aTTGAAAACACAATGTTTATCAACAAGATGAAGGATCAGCTATTACCAGAAAAGGGCTGTGGACTGGCGCCACCTCACTATCCAACTTTGCTGACAGTGcctgcctcagtgtccctgtCCTCTGGCATTAGCATGGACACAGAGTCCAAGTCAGAGCAGCTGACCCCACACAGTCAGGCCTCTGTTACCCAGAACATTACTGTGGTTCCTGTGCCATCTACAGGACTGATGACTGCGG GTCCTGGTTTGGTAATCACATCCCCCTCAGGCTCTCTTGTGACCACAGCCTCATCAGCTCAGACCTTCCCTATCTCGGCTCCCATGATTGTCTCAGCTCTTCCCCCTGGCTCCCAAGCCCTACAGGTGGTCCCTGACCTCTCCAAGAAGGTAGCACCAACCCTAACTGAGGAAGGAGGCGGTGGTGGTGGCGGAGGTGGCAGTGTGGCTCCTCCTAAACCTCCTCGGGGCCGCAAGAAGAAGCGGGTGCTGGAATCAGGGCTTCCTGAGATGAATGACCCTTACGTCCTTGCCCCCGATGACGATGATCATCAAAAAGATGGCAAGACCTACAG GAGCGAAGGGAACTGCGGCACAGGAAATGGACAGAGCCTTGGGCTCATGGATTCAGTTCCCGGCTCCACCACGAacttgctgtgtgaccctgg GTGCCGGATGTGCTCACTGACCTTCTACTCAAAGTCGGAGATGCAGATCCACTCCAAGTCACACACCGAGACCAAGCCCCACAAGTGCCCGCACTGCTCCAAGACCTTCGCCAACAGCTCCTACCTGGCCCAGCACATCCGTATCCACTCAGGGGCTAAGCCCTATAGTTGTAACTTTTGTGAGAAATCCTTCCGCCAGCTCTCCCATCTTCAGCAGCACACCCG GATTCACTCCAAGATGCACACGGAGACCATCAAGCCCCACAAGTGCCCGCACTGCTCCAAGACCTTCGCCAACACCTCCTACCTGGCCCAGCACCTCCGCATCCACTCGGGGGCCAAGCCCTACAACTGCTCCTACTGCCAGAAGGCCTTCCGCCAGCTCTCCCACCTCCAGCAGCACACACG AATCCACACGGGCGATAGACCATACAAATGTGCACACCCGGGCTGTGAGAAAGCCTTCACACAACTCTCTAATCTGCAG TCTCACAGACGGCAGCACAACAAAGATAAACCCTTCAAGTGCCACAATTGTCATCGAGCATACACAGACGCAGCCTCACTAGAGGCTCACTTATCTACACACACGGTGAAGCACGCCAAGGTGTATACCTGCACAATCTGTAGTCGGGCATATACATCG GAAACATACCTTATGAAACACATGCGCAAACACAACCCTCCTGATCTTCAGCAACAAGTGCAagcggcggcagcagcagcagcagtggcccaggcccaggctcaagcccaggcccaggcccaggcccaggcccaggcccaggcccaggcccaggcccaggctcaGGCCCAGGCCCAGGTTTCCCAGGcatcacagcaacagcagcagcagcaacagcagccaccacctccaccacaaccaccacactTCCAGTCTCCTGGGGCAGCTCcccagggtgggggtggtggggacaGCAACCCAAACCCTCCACCCCAGTGTTCCTTTGACCTGACCCCCTATAAGACGGCAGAGCATCATAAAGACATCTGCCTCACTGTCACCACCAGCACCATCCAGGTGGAGCACCTGGCCAGCTCTTAG
- the Znf384 gene encoding zinc finger protein 384 isoform X5: MEESHFNSNPYFWPSIPTVSGQIENTMFINKMKDQLLPEKGCGLAPPHYPTLLTVPASVSLSSGISMDTESKSEQLTPHSQASVTQNITVVPVPSTGLMTAGVSCSQRWRREGSQSRGPGLVITSPSGSLVTTASSAQTFPISAPMIVSALPPGSQALQVVPDLSKKVAPTLTEEGGGGGGGGGSVAPPKPPRGRKKKRVLESGLPEMNDPYVLAPDDDDHQKDGKTYRSEGNCGTGNGQSLGLMDSVPGSTTNLLCDPGCRMCSLTFYSKSEMQIHSKSHTETKPHKCPHCSKTFANSSYLAQHIRIHSGAKPYSCNFCEKSFRQLSHLQQHTRIHTGDRPYKCAHPGCEKAFTQLSNLQSHRRQHNKDKPFKCHNCHRAYTDAASLEAHLSTHTVKHAKVYTCTICSRAYTSETYLMKHMRKHNPPDLQQQVQAAAAAAAVAQAQAQAQAQAQAQAQAQAQAQAQAQAQAQVSQASQQQQQQQQQPPPPPQPPHFQSPGAAPQGGGGGDSNPNPPPQCSFDLTPYKTAEHHKDICLTVTTSTIQVEHLASS, translated from the exons ATGGAAGAGTCTCACTTCAATTCTAACCCATACTTCTGGCCTTCTATCCCCACAGTCTCAGGGCAG aTTGAAAACACAATGTTTATCAACAAGATGAAGGATCAGCTATTACCAGAAAAGGGCTGTGGACTGGCGCCACCTCACTATCCAACTTTGCTGACAGTGcctgcctcagtgtccctgtCCTCTGGCATTAGCATGGACACAGAGTCCAAGTCAGAGCAGCTGACCCCACACAGTCAGGCCTCTGTTACCCAGAACATTACTGTGGTTCCTGTGCCATCTACAGGACTGATGACTGCGG GAGTCTCCTGTTCTCAGAggtggagaagagaagggagtcAATCAAGGG GTCCTGGTTTGGTAATCACATCCCCCTCAGGCTCTCTTGTGACCACAGCCTCATCAGCTCAGACCTTCCCTATCTCGGCTCCCATGATTGTCTCAGCTCTTCCCCCTGGCTCCCAAGCCCTACAGGTGGTCCCTGACCTCTCCAAGAAGGTAGCACCAACCCTAACTGAGGAAGGAGGCGGTGGTGGTGGCGGAGGTGGCAGTGTGGCTCCTCCTAAACCTCCTCGGGGCCGCAAGAAGAAGCGGGTGCTGGAATCAGGGCTTCCTGAGATGAATGACCCTTACGTCCTTGCCCCCGATGACGATGATCATCAAAAAGATGGCAAGACCTACAG GAGCGAAGGGAACTGCGGCACAGGAAATGGACAGAGCCTTGGGCTCATGGATTCAGTTCCCGGCTCCACCACGAacttgctgtgtgaccctgg GTGCCGGATGTGCTCACTGACCTTCTACTCAAAGTCGGAGATGCAGATCCACTCCAAGTCACACACCGAGACCAAGCCCCACAAGTGCCCGCACTGCTCCAAGACCTTCGCCAACAGCTCCTACCTGGCCCAGCACATCCGTATCCACTCAGGGGCTAAGCCCTATAGTTGTAACTTTTGTGAGAAATCCTTCCGCCAGCTCTCCCATCTTCAGCAGCACACCCG AATCCACACGGGCGATAGACCATACAAATGTGCACACCCGGGCTGTGAGAAAGCCTTCACACAACTCTCTAATCTGCAG TCTCACAGACGGCAGCACAACAAAGATAAACCCTTCAAGTGCCACAATTGTCATCGAGCATACACAGACGCAGCCTCACTAGAGGCTCACTTATCTACACACACGGTGAAGCACGCCAAGGTGTATACCTGCACAATCTGTAGTCGGGCATATACATCG GAAACATACCTTATGAAACACATGCGCAAACACAACCCTCCTGATCTTCAGCAACAAGTGCAagcggcggcagcagcagcagcagtggcccaggcccaggctcaagcccaggcccaggcccaggcccaggcccaggcccaggcccaggcccaggcccaggctcaGGCCCAGGCCCAGGTTTCCCAGGcatcacagcaacagcagcagcagcaacagcagccaccacctccaccacaaccaccacactTCCAGTCTCCTGGGGCAGCTCcccagggtgggggtggtggggacaGCAACCCAAACCCTCCACCCCAGTGTTCCTTTGACCTGACCCCCTATAAGACGGCAGAGCATCATAAAGACATCTGCCTCACTGTCACCACCAGCACCATCCAGGTGGAGCACCTGGCCAGCTCTTAG
- the Znf384 gene encoding zinc finger protein 384 isoform X4: MEESHFNSNPYFWPSIPTVSGQIENTMFINKMKDQLLPEKGCGLAPPHYPTLLTVPASVSLSSGISMDTESKSEQLTPHSQASVTQNITVVPVPSTGLMTAGPGLVITSPSGSLVTTASSAQTFPISAPMIVSALPPGSQALQVVPDLSKKVAPTLTEEGGGGGGGGGSVAPPKPPRGRKKKRVLESGLPEMNDPYVLAPDDDDHQKDGKTYRCRMCSLTFYSKSEMQIHSKSHTETKPHKCPHCSKTFANSSYLAQHIRIHSGAKPYSCNFCEKSFRQLSHLQQHTRIHSKMHTETIKPHKCPHCSKTFANTSYLAQHLRIHSGAKPYNCSYCQKAFRQLSHLQQHTRIHTGDRPYKCAHPGCEKAFTQLSNLQSHRRQHNKDKPFKCHNCHRAYTDAASLEAHLSTHTVKHAKVYTCTICSRAYTSETYLMKHMRKHNPPDLQQQVQAAAAAAAVAQAQAQAQAQAQAQAQAQAQAQAQAQAQAQVSQASQQQQQQQQQPPPPPQPPHFQSPGAAPQGGGGGDSNPNPPPQCSFDLTPYKTAEHHKDICLTVTTSTIQVEHLASS, encoded by the exons ATGGAAGAGTCTCACTTCAATTCTAACCCATACTTCTGGCCTTCTATCCCCACAGTCTCAGGGCAG aTTGAAAACACAATGTTTATCAACAAGATGAAGGATCAGCTATTACCAGAAAAGGGCTGTGGACTGGCGCCACCTCACTATCCAACTTTGCTGACAGTGcctgcctcagtgtccctgtCCTCTGGCATTAGCATGGACACAGAGTCCAAGTCAGAGCAGCTGACCCCACACAGTCAGGCCTCTGTTACCCAGAACATTACTGTGGTTCCTGTGCCATCTACAGGACTGATGACTGCGG GTCCTGGTTTGGTAATCACATCCCCCTCAGGCTCTCTTGTGACCACAGCCTCATCAGCTCAGACCTTCCCTATCTCGGCTCCCATGATTGTCTCAGCTCTTCCCCCTGGCTCCCAAGCCCTACAGGTGGTCCCTGACCTCTCCAAGAAGGTAGCACCAACCCTAACTGAGGAAGGAGGCGGTGGTGGTGGCGGAGGTGGCAGTGTGGCTCCTCCTAAACCTCCTCGGGGCCGCAAGAAGAAGCGGGTGCTGGAATCAGGGCTTCCTGAGATGAATGACCCTTACGTCCTTGCCCCCGATGACGATGATCATCAAAAAGATGGCAAGACCTACAG GTGCCGGATGTGCTCACTGACCTTCTACTCAAAGTCGGAGATGCAGATCCACTCCAAGTCACACACCGAGACCAAGCCCCACAAGTGCCCGCACTGCTCCAAGACCTTCGCCAACAGCTCCTACCTGGCCCAGCACATCCGTATCCACTCAGGGGCTAAGCCCTATAGTTGTAACTTTTGTGAGAAATCCTTCCGCCAGCTCTCCCATCTTCAGCAGCACACCCG GATTCACTCCAAGATGCACACGGAGACCATCAAGCCCCACAAGTGCCCGCACTGCTCCAAGACCTTCGCCAACACCTCCTACCTGGCCCAGCACCTCCGCATCCACTCGGGGGCCAAGCCCTACAACTGCTCCTACTGCCAGAAGGCCTTCCGCCAGCTCTCCCACCTCCAGCAGCACACACG AATCCACACGGGCGATAGACCATACAAATGTGCACACCCGGGCTGTGAGAAAGCCTTCACACAACTCTCTAATCTGCAG TCTCACAGACGGCAGCACAACAAAGATAAACCCTTCAAGTGCCACAATTGTCATCGAGCATACACAGACGCAGCCTCACTAGAGGCTCACTTATCTACACACACGGTGAAGCACGCCAAGGTGTATACCTGCACAATCTGTAGTCGGGCATATACATCG GAAACATACCTTATGAAACACATGCGCAAACACAACCCTCCTGATCTTCAGCAACAAGTGCAagcggcggcagcagcagcagcagtggcccaggcccaggctcaagcccaggcccaggcccaggcccaggcccaggcccaggcccaggcccaggcccaggctcaGGCCCAGGCCCAGGTTTCCCAGGcatcacagcaacagcagcagcagcaacagcagccaccacctccaccacaaccaccacactTCCAGTCTCCTGGGGCAGCTCcccagggtgggggtggtggggacaGCAACCCAAACCCTCCACCCCAGTGTTCCTTTGACCTGACCCCCTATAAGACGGCAGAGCATCATAAAGACATCTGCCTCACTGTCACCACCAGCACCATCCAGGTGGAGCACCTGGCCAGCTCTTAG
- the Znf384 gene encoding zinc finger protein 384 isoform X3, whose translation MEESHFNSNPYFWPSIPTVSGQIENTMFINKMKDQLLPEKGCGLAPPHYPTLLTVPASVSLSSGISMDTESKSEQLTPHSQASVTQNITVVPVPSTGLMTAGVSCSQRWRREGSQSRGPGLVITSPSGSLVTTASSAQTFPISAPMIVSALPPGSQALQVVPDLSKKVAPTLTEEGGGGGGGGGSVAPPKPPRGRKKKRVLESGLPEMNDPYVLAPDDDDHQKDGKTYRCRMCSLTFYSKSEMQIHSKSHTETKPHKCPHCSKTFANSSYLAQHIRIHSGAKPYSCNFCEKSFRQLSHLQQHTRIHSKMHTETIKPHKCPHCSKTFANTSYLAQHLRIHSGAKPYNCSYCQKAFRQLSHLQQHTRIHTGDRPYKCAHPGCEKAFTQLSNLQSHRRQHNKDKPFKCHNCHRAYTDAASLEAHLSTHTVKHAKVYTCTICSRAYTSETYLMKHMRKHNPPDLQQQVQAAAAAAAVAQAQAQAQAQAQAQAQAQAQAQAQAQAQAQVSQASQQQQQQQQQPPPPPQPPHFQSPGAAPQGGGGGDSNPNPPPQCSFDLTPYKTAEHHKDICLTVTTSTIQVEHLASS comes from the exons ATGGAAGAGTCTCACTTCAATTCTAACCCATACTTCTGGCCTTCTATCCCCACAGTCTCAGGGCAG aTTGAAAACACAATGTTTATCAACAAGATGAAGGATCAGCTATTACCAGAAAAGGGCTGTGGACTGGCGCCACCTCACTATCCAACTTTGCTGACAGTGcctgcctcagtgtccctgtCCTCTGGCATTAGCATGGACACAGAGTCCAAGTCAGAGCAGCTGACCCCACACAGTCAGGCCTCTGTTACCCAGAACATTACTGTGGTTCCTGTGCCATCTACAGGACTGATGACTGCGG GAGTCTCCTGTTCTCAGAggtggagaagagaagggagtcAATCAAGGG GTCCTGGTTTGGTAATCACATCCCCCTCAGGCTCTCTTGTGACCACAGCCTCATCAGCTCAGACCTTCCCTATCTCGGCTCCCATGATTGTCTCAGCTCTTCCCCCTGGCTCCCAAGCCCTACAGGTGGTCCCTGACCTCTCCAAGAAGGTAGCACCAACCCTAACTGAGGAAGGAGGCGGTGGTGGTGGCGGAGGTGGCAGTGTGGCTCCTCCTAAACCTCCTCGGGGCCGCAAGAAGAAGCGGGTGCTGGAATCAGGGCTTCCTGAGATGAATGACCCTTACGTCCTTGCCCCCGATGACGATGATCATCAAAAAGATGGCAAGACCTACAG GTGCCGGATGTGCTCACTGACCTTCTACTCAAAGTCGGAGATGCAGATCCACTCCAAGTCACACACCGAGACCAAGCCCCACAAGTGCCCGCACTGCTCCAAGACCTTCGCCAACAGCTCCTACCTGGCCCAGCACATCCGTATCCACTCAGGGGCTAAGCCCTATAGTTGTAACTTTTGTGAGAAATCCTTCCGCCAGCTCTCCCATCTTCAGCAGCACACCCG GATTCACTCCAAGATGCACACGGAGACCATCAAGCCCCACAAGTGCCCGCACTGCTCCAAGACCTTCGCCAACACCTCCTACCTGGCCCAGCACCTCCGCATCCACTCGGGGGCCAAGCCCTACAACTGCTCCTACTGCCAGAAGGCCTTCCGCCAGCTCTCCCACCTCCAGCAGCACACACG AATCCACACGGGCGATAGACCATACAAATGTGCACACCCGGGCTGTGAGAAAGCCTTCACACAACTCTCTAATCTGCAG TCTCACAGACGGCAGCACAACAAAGATAAACCCTTCAAGTGCCACAATTGTCATCGAGCATACACAGACGCAGCCTCACTAGAGGCTCACTTATCTACACACACGGTGAAGCACGCCAAGGTGTATACCTGCACAATCTGTAGTCGGGCATATACATCG GAAACATACCTTATGAAACACATGCGCAAACACAACCCTCCTGATCTTCAGCAACAAGTGCAagcggcggcagcagcagcagcagtggcccaggcccaggctcaagcccaggcccaggcccaggcccaggcccaggcccaggcccaggcccaggcccaggctcaGGCCCAGGCCCAGGTTTCCCAGGcatcacagcaacagcagcagcagcaacagcagccaccacctccaccacaaccaccacactTCCAGTCTCCTGGGGCAGCTCcccagggtgggggtggtggggacaGCAACCCAAACCCTCCACCCCAGTGTTCCTTTGACCTGACCCCCTATAAGACGGCAGAGCATCATAAAGACATCTGCCTCACTGTCACCACCAGCACCATCCAGGTGGAGCACCTGGCCAGCTCTTAG